One region of Triticum aestivum cultivar Chinese Spring chromosome 6B, IWGSC CS RefSeq v2.1, whole genome shotgun sequence genomic DNA includes:
- the LOC123136591 gene encoding probable small nuclear ribonucleoprotein F isoform X2: MYPTPLLATKATVPVNPKPFLNNLTGKSVIVKLKWGMEYKGYLVSVDSYMNLQLADTEEYIDGQFSGNLGDILIRCNNVMYMRGVPEDTEIEDAV, encoded by the exons ATGTACCCAACACCACTGCTAGCCACTAAA GCCACTGTACCAGTTAACCCGAAGCCTTTCCTGAACAACCTGACAGGGAAGTCTGTTATTGTCAAACTGAAGTGGGGTATGGAGTACAAAG GGTACCTTGTTTCTGTGGACTCTTACATGAATCTGCAG CTTGCTGATACAGAGGAGTATATTGATGGACAATTCTCTGGAAACCTTGGAGATATACTGATAAG GTGCAACAATGTTATGTATATGCGTGGCGTTCCAGAGGATACCGAGATAGAGGATGCAGTGTGA
- the LOC123136591 gene encoding probable small nuclear ribonucleoprotein F isoform X3: MATVPVNPKPFLNNLTGKSVIVKLKWGMEYKGYLVSVDSYMNLQLADTEEYIDGQFSGNLGDILIRCNNVMYMRGVPEDTEIEDAV; the protein is encoded by the exons GCCACTGTACCAGTTAACCCGAAGCCTTTCCTGAACAACCTGACAGGGAAGTCTGTTATTGTCAAACTGAAGTGGGGTATGGAGTACAAAG GGTACCTTGTTTCTGTGGACTCTTACATGAATCTGCAG CTTGCTGATACAGAGGAGTATATTGATGGACAATTCTCTGGAAACCTTGGAGATATACTGATAAG GTGCAACAATGTTATGTATATGCGTGGCGTTCCAGAGGATACCGAGATAGAGGATGCAGTGTGA
- the LOC123136591 gene encoding probable small nuclear ribonucleoprotein F isoform X4, with protein MEYKGYLVSVDSYMNLQLADTEEYIDGQFSGNLGDILIRCNNVMYMRGVPEDTEIEDAV; from the exons ATGGAGTACAAAG GGTACCTTGTTTCTGTGGACTCTTACATGAATCTGCAG CTTGCTGATACAGAGGAGTATATTGATGGACAATTCTCTGGAAACCTTGGAGATATACTGATAAG GTGCAACAATGTTATGTATATGCGTGGCGTTCCAGAGGATACCGAGATAGAGGATGCAGTGTGA
- the LOC100037592 gene encoding fasciclin-like arabinogalactan protein 3, which yields MARPFLLTLAAVLLLLRATPASAEAAGAAAPAPFDIVKILSGFPEFSDFTCMLVDTGVARSINAQKKVTVLAANNTGLPTAALRRLPHPLLGDLLSLHVVLDFLDPEKLDALRLGRTGKGSKVTTLLPGDELKLLRVAGGEKGRITFSYGGPIGTGPQPRNATLLRVVTAQAFNVMVLQVSGLVLPGMMPATTASAFDVTKILSSFPEYSAFSSLLTQTGLARAINEHPIVTILAVNNTALSNELQGLPRLPLPALADLLALHAVLDFLDPERLDALRQGRTGDGSIVTTMLQGTGAGARGRGVGFVRVSGGDTSRITFSSGAPGGGARRNSTLVKVVTSQAFSVLVLQVSDLILPPGIVVAPAPGPQRPRARHMSLPPTPAPAPMQQVPSPGMPEPEPEVPDTRPPPSTVIPIPSVHGGVAAKIPEAAAGRGAVGSWWSGAGAALGIMACLLGRL from the coding sequence ATGGCTCGTCCCTTCCTGCTCACGCTCGCCGCCGTCCTCCTGCTCCTCCGGGCGACCCCGGCCAGCGCcgaggccgccggcgccgccgcgcccgcgcccttCGACATCGTCAAGATCCTGTCCGGCTTCCCCGAGTTCAGCGACTTCACCTGCATGCTAGTCGACACGGGAGTGGCCCGCTCCAtcaacgcccagaagaaggtcACCGTGCTCGCCGCCAACAACACCGGCCTCCccaccgccgccctccgccgcctcccgcaccCGCTCCTCGGCGACCTCCTCTCGCTCCACGTCGTCCTCGACTTCCTCGACCCGGAGAAACTCGACGCGCTGCGGCTTGGGCGCACGGGCAAGGGCTCCAAGGTCACCACGCTGCTGCCGGGAGACGAGTTGAAGCTCCTCCGCGTCGCTGGCGGCGAGAAGGGCCGCATCACCTTCTCCTACGGCGGGCCCATCGGAACCGGGCCGCAGCCGCGGAATGCCACGCTCCTCAGGGTCGTCACCGCGCAGGCGTTCAACGTCATGGTGCTCCAGGTGAGCGGCCTCGTCCTCCCGGGGATGATGCCCGCCACGACCGCCTCCGCATTCGACGTAACCAAGATCCTCTCCTCCTTCCCGGAGTACAGCGCCTTCAGCTCCCTACTCACCCAGACCGGGCTTGCGCGCGCCATCAACGAGCACCCCATTGTCACCATCCTCGCCGTCAACAACACCGCCCTCTCCAACGAGCTCCAAGGCCTGCCGCGCCTCCCTCTGCCGGCGCTCGCCGACCTGCTCGCGCTCCATGCAGTCCTCGACTTCCTCGACCCGGAGAGGCTCGACGCGCTGCGCCAGGGCCGAACGGGCGACGGATCGATCGTCACGACGATGCTCCAGGGGACCGGAGCCGGCGCTCGGGGCCGCGGCGTCGGGTTCGTCCGCGTGTCAGGAGGCGACACCAGCCGCATCACGTTCTCCTCTGGCGCGCCAGGCGGGGGCGCGCGACGCAACTCCACGCTCGTCAAGGTCGTCACCTCGCAGGCGTTCAGCGTGCTGGTGCTCCAGGTGAGCGACCTCATCCTCCCGCCTGGCATCGTCGTCGCGCCCGCACCCGGACCGCAGAGACCGAGGGCTAGGCACATGTCGCTACCTCCCACCCCGGCGCCAGCGCCGATGCAGCAGGTCCCGTCCCCGGGCATGCCGGAGCCTGAACCGGAAGTGCCGGACACCAGGCCGCCACCATCTACGGTCATCCCGATACCAAGTGTGCACGGCGGCGTGGCGGCCAAGATACCAGAAGCCGCTGCCGGACGCGGAGCGGTGGGGAGCTGGTGGAGCGGTGCCGGTGCGGCGTTGGGGATCATGGCCTGCCTGCTTGGGCGTTTGTAA